Below is a window of Gilliamella sp. ESL0405 DNA.
AAATTGGTTCGGAAAAGCCTTCTCCCCATGGGCCTGAATCTTTTAGCTGTTTGGCTATAGCATAATTGAAATCTTGACTGGCTATCTCACCGTCGGTTTCAATCACTTGTTCAAGCAATTCATCATTTAATACTTGATCAACCAGTGCTTCAAAACTGTCGGTAAAATGGGCTAAATCTTGTTCTCGAATAGACAACCCCACCGCCATAGCGTGCCCACCAAAGCTGACTAAAAGATCAGGATGAAGCTGATCTAACTGTTCAATCAGATCACGCAAATGTAAACCGGCAATCGATCGGCCGGAGCCTTTTAATAGACCGTCTTGTGTTGAAGCAAATGAAATCACTGGTCGATAGTATTTCTCTTTCAACCGAGCCGATAATATCCCAATAATCCCTTGATGCCATTGTGGATGATGAACAACTAATGCACTAGGAATTGCCGCTTTTTGTGTTTCTATCTTTTCAATAAGCGATAACGCTTCTTTATGCATTGTTTGTTCGATTAATTTGCGATCGTTATTTAACGCATCAAGTTCGGTTGCTTGTTTAATGGCGGTGTCAAAATCATCACAGAGTAATAATTCCACTCCCAATGACATATTATCCATTCTTCCTGCGGCATTTAAGCGCGGCGCAATATAGTAAGCAAGATCGATAGAGGTAAAACAAGCCGCCTCTTTTTTCGCAACTTGCAATAATGCTTTGATACCAGCACAACAATAGCCGGAACGAATCCGATTGACTCCTTGATGTACTAATATACGATTGTTATGATCTAATTGCACCACATCAGCAATCGTTCCTAAAGCCACTAAGTCCAGTAAGCTGGCAATGTTATATTCTTCTAAGTTATTGCTTGCAAACCAGTTTTCCTTGCGCAATTTAGCCCGTAAAGCCAGCATTAAATAAAACGCCACACCTACGCCGGCTAAATGTTTAGAAGGGAAAGCGCAATCAGGCAAATTCGGATTGACTATGGCATCAGCATTAGGTAACTGCTCCGGACATAAGTGATGATCGGTGATGATAACCGCAATATTCGATTGTTTGGCAAATTCAACCGCATCGAATGAAGATATCCCATTATCGACAGTCACAATAAGATCGGCTTTTTGAGCTATGGCTTTCTCAACCACACTGGTGCTTAAGCCATAACCGTCTTGAAAACGATCAGGTATAATATAATCAACAAATTGGCACCCCATTTTTTTTAGGGCTCTGACTGTTAAAGCGGTGCTGGTTGCGCCGTCGGTATCAAAATCACCGACAATCATAACACGTTGATTATTTTTCATTGCTTGATAAAGCAATTCGACAGCATCATTGATACCATCTAAATTATCATAACCGGTTAAATTGCGTGTGGTATAGTCAAGTTCTTTTATTGATTTTACGCCTCGTAGTGCATAAATTCGCTGCAATAGTTGCGGAATATCTTTCGGTAATTCCGGGAGCGATTGCGGTAACGGACGATGTAATAATCTATTTTTTCTCATAATGTAAATGTTAGCGCATTGGCGCTAACTTATTAATTAATTAAAATGTTTTAAAGATTTTTTTTATCTAAAATTTCAATTAACTTATCGGCCGGTACATAACCCGAAACAAGTTGTCCGTCAGGCAAAACAATAGCTGGCGTACCAGAAATACCTAAACTTCTACCCACATCAAATTGTTGGGTGACGTAAGGTACCATGCTTGTTGCTGGTGAGATTTTTTTGCCTTTGTAAGCATCGTCAAAGGCTGCTTTACGATCAGCTACGCTCCAAATTGACTGCATATTTTTTCCTGCTTCACTATTAACACCGCTTCGTGGGAAGGCAAAGTAGTGAACAGAAATCCCCGCATCTAAATATTGATCAATATTTTCGTGGAGTAATTTACAGTAATGGCATGTATAATCAGTGAAAACCCAAATGACATACTTTTCATTTTTAGCTTGATAAACGATTGCATCTTTTTCAATTTTTTTAATGGCATTTAAATTATCTTTATTGGCAATATTTTCCGGTTCATCACCTTCAACGTTATAAAAAGGACCTTGTGTTAGATATTTCCCATCAGCAGTAACATAAAATATTCCGTCATCTGTGGTAACCGCTTTTAAGCCTTTTATCGGCGAATTATTAATTTTTATTGTATTGGAATTGTACCCCAGTTTTTCGAAGCTTTTTAAAATATCACTATTGCTTGCAAGCGCAGAGGTTGAAATTAATGCTATAGCTAAAACTAATTTTTTCATTCAATTACCCTTATTTTTTGAACTTTTATGCTCGAGGATGATGTTTAGTGTGTAACTGTTTTAATCTCTCTGTTGCCACGTGTGTATAAATTTGCGTGGTGGATAAACTACTATGTCCCAGTAACATTTGTACAACACGCAAATCGGCGCCATGATTAAGCAAATGTGTTGCAAACGCATGCCGTAGTACATGGGGAGATAGCGAGTCAATATTAATCCCAGTTAGTATGGCATAATATTTTATCCGATGCCAGAACGTCTGTCGTGTCATTTTTTTGCCCAATCGACTGGGAAACAGGATATCAATTGGCCCGGTTTTTAACAGATCATTACGGGCATATTTAAAGTAGTATTCAAGCCAGTAGACTGCTTCTTCCCCTAACGGGACTAGCCGTTCTTTATTGCCTTTACCGATAACTCTTATCACTCCTTGCCGAAGGCTAATATCACTGATCTCTAAATTAACTAATTCAGAAACCCGCAAACCTGTTGCATAAAGCACTTCTAACATGGCTTTATCACGTAATTCGATTGGATCGTCTATACTAGGCGATTGAAGTAAAGCATCAACTTGTGATTCAGTGAGATCTTTCGGGAGCTTTTTCGGTAGTTTGGGCGCGGATAAAACCGCTGACGGATCGTCAGTGCGATAATTTTCTTGATATAAGTACTGGAAAAAGCGTTTAGTTGCGCTCAGTAACCGAGCTGAACTACTGGCTTGGTAACCGGCATTGACTCTCGACATCAAAAATTCTTGCAAGTTATGCGTTTGTGCGTTGACAAAATTAACTTGTTGCTGTTGTAGTGATTGGCTTAATGCAAATAGATCGTGCCGGTAAGATTCAACCGTATTTTCGGCTAAATTGCGTTCTAACCAAATTGAATCTAAAAATTGTTCAATTAACATTTTATTTTGTGGTGGTATATCTTTTTCAGACATAAAAAGCCTGCTCTTTATGACACGTATTGCAACTATTATATACCAACAAGAGTCAAGTTGCAGTTTCGGCGAAAAGATTAGACGAAGCTCATTCAATTGAGTTTAAATTGCTATAAATTTACCTATTTTTATACTTAAACATAGGGTATTTCTGAAACTTCTTGTCAAACGTTGCTAAAAGGATTTTAATTTATACATTGTTTTGTATTTTTTTTATTTTCTGATATATACTTCCTGCCAAAATTTGGGCTGTTCACTTTATGATCATGTTGAAACGAAATATCTATTGTCTTATTGCGTTATATATTTTTTTTGTAATTGGTATTGAGACCTATACCTATTGGCATATCCAACTTCGCCCTTGGCAACCAAAATCACCATTAGGGCGCCTTGAATATTATTTCAGTTTTTTTACTGTGCTTTCAAATATTCTGTTAGCGGTAAGTTGCATATTTTTAAGCTTAAATCCTCAATGTGATCGATATGGTTTTAAGGTGATTCGGCTAAATGGCTTAATTGGTGTAGTCATTACGGCTATTGTTTATAATTTAGTTTTAAGAAAGATTCATATACCTCCAAACAGCATCGCCCGGTTTGCCAATGAAAGTTTACATGTTATTGCGCCTGCTCTGGCTGTATTGACTTGGCTGATTTGGGGACCATTTAGGCGTATCAATTTTAAGGTCGTAATGGGTTCAGCACTTTCGTTGTTGGCTTATGGGGTTTATATTTTTGTGCGTGGTTATTATACTAATCGATACCCCTATCCATTTATCAATGTTACTCGCATTGGTTATCCCAAAGCTTTGCTTGCTGCCGGTATTGTTTTCCTCATGTTTGTAGCCTTAGCTTTATTGTTTTGGGGTATAGATGCCTTAAGGAGAAGAAAATGAAACTGTATATCTATGAGCACTGTCCATTTTGTGTAAGAGCAAGAATGATATTTGGTTTAAAACATATACCCGTTGAGCAACATGTTTTGCTGAGTGATGATTTTAAAACGCCCGAAAAGATGATTGGCAAAAAAATGGCGCCGATTTTGCAAAAAGCGGATGGTAGTTATATGCCGGAAAGTTTAGATATCGTCGAATATATTGATAATAACTATGGTCAGCCTATTTTAACCGGCGCTAAATCTCCCCAAATAGCCGACTTGATTAAACAGCTACAGCAATATGATTATAAGCTTGAAATCCCTCGTTATATCAAGCTAGGGTTAGCGGAATTTGCCACCCAAAGTGCGATTGATTATTTTATTAACAGTAAATTGGCAAAAATTGGTTCTATCGACGAGTGTTTAGCTCAAAGTGAAAAATTAATTTTAGCGGTGAGTGAAATTTTAAACCAGTTTGACGCTGTTATTGTTTCGCAAAATGCGTGTAATGGCGAACTATCGTTAGATGATATTTGCTTATTTCCGGTGCTACGTAATTTAACCTGCGTGAAAGGGTTAACTTTTCCACCGAAAATAAAAGCCTATCTTTTATCTATGGCGGCAGATAGCGGCGTGGATCTATTTTTTGATAGAGCTATTTAAGATTGTCGTTATTGCAGATTGCATTCGATTCCTGCGGGGGAAAGAGTACAAGCAAAATAGGAAGAAAACTTGTACTCTTTTTTTTTAATCCATTAATAACAAAATCTAACGTCCTTAATTACCCAATTTAATATCAATTACTTCGATATTATCTTTACCACCGTAGATATCATACCAAGGGGTAGCATATTGTTTTAAAATTTTATTGAGGTGTTCAACATTTTCACGTCCGGTTTTATCTAACCAACGTTTTAGCTCATCTTTACCACCTTTAGCATAAGCGGCAACACCTTCAAACCATGTAGCTCGACCACCTAAAATACCACTATATTTAGCGCCGTGTTCACCGGCAAAAATTAGCTCTTCATGGAAAGTCTTCGTCGGTACGCCGGCACTTAAATAGATGAAAGGACGAGTAGCGGCATCGCTTGCTTGTTTAAAATAGTCTGCTGCTTCTTTTTGGGAGTAAACCACAATGTTATTATCATTAAAGCCTTCGACATTTTTGAAAAGTACCGGTACTTCAACTTTTAACACATCGATGTAATAGTGATCTTTAGTAAACTCTTCAATGGTTTTAATCACTTTTTGTGGTTTAATTTTGGCAAATTCGGGGCTCTTATCATCGGTGATTTGATTGTCATAGACAATTGGCTCAACAAAAACAGGAATATCGGCTGCTCTTGCTTCGTTGCCTAAGCGTTCTAAAAATGCATGCTTTTTATCTAAAATATCTTGTGGATCATCGGGATTGTAATAAACCAATACTTTTGCAGCATCGGCACCTTTTTTGATAAGGCGTTGGAGTGAGTCTTCGGGCAAAATATCGGGTAAACGTCCCGGCGTATTGGCATCATAGCCTGTTTTTTCATACGACATGATTAATCCGGCATTCTCATTTTTGGCTGCCATGCCTTTATAACCATATTGCTCATCAAGTAAAATTGCACTGACATATTTCGTCAATTCTTGAGAAACCAGCTCCTTAAATTCATAGACCATATCAACGTGATAACGATCTTTACCGACTGCGGCTTCCATCATTTTGACCATTGAGCCGCGTTGGTCGATAGCTAAAGCGGCAATCACACCATCTTGGTTTGATAATTGTTGCATACGGTTAAATTTGCCGCGAGAAATACGTTTTATAGCCATTTTCAACTCTCCATTTAATAATGAGAAATTATTATAGATTGGATGAATGACCGTTTATTAATCATTTGTGCTAGTTTCAATCCAATTCTACATTTAATTGATTTAATTAGTTGATATGATAACTGATGTCACTATTATGTCATTAATAAAACAGGTTTCAAATGATAATTTCTTCACAATAAAAAGACGTTCGGGTATAGTAAGGCAGCATAACCGACTGTTTGTAAACAATAATTTGCAAGGATTACTATGTCAGACTTTGTTTCACACGCTCCATTGCGCAAACTCAATAATCAAGACTATAAAACGCTTGCGCTTTCTGCTTTGGGTGGGGCTTTAGAATTTTATGATTTTATCATTTTTGTCTTTTTTTCTATCACCATTAGTCATCTGTTTTTTCCGCAAGATATGCCGCAATGGCTAAGTCAAGTACAAACCTTTGGTATTTTTGCCGCTGGCTATCTGATTCGCCCGTTTGGTGGCATTGTTATGGCGCATTTTGGTGATCTGTTTGGTCGCAAACGAATGTTTACACTCAGTATTTTGCTTATGGCACTACCCACCTTGTTTATTGGTTGTTTACCCACTTATGCCAGTATTGGTATTTTTGCGCCGATATTACTCCTACTCATGCGGCTTTGTCAGGGTTTAGCCGTTGGCGGCGAAGTGCCAGGCGCATGGACATTTGTGGCTGAGCATGTTCCCAGAAATAAAATCGGTTTAGCCTGCGGCATTTTAACCAGCGGATTAAGTTTAGGTATTTTACTTGGATCGTTAGTTTCAACCGTCATGAATAAAAGCTTATCTCCAGCACAAATGGTTGATTGGGGTTGGCGTATACCCTTTATTATCGGCGGTATTTTTGGCTTAATTGCGATGTATTTACGTCGTTGGTTGAAAGAGACCCCAATTTTTCTTGAGATCCAAAAACGTAAACAGCAAGAACAATCCCAAAAATTACCGGTAGTAACAGTCTTAACCCAATATCTGCCGCAAACCATACTATCAATGTTACTTACTTGGGTGTTATCAGCAGGCATTATGGTGATAATGCTCATGACCCCAATTTTATTACAAAAACAGTTTGGCTATTCGGCTATAGAAGCGTTACAAGGTAATATATTAGCCATTATCGGGTTGATTATTAGTTGTACTTTTTATGGCATGATGATGGACAAATTTGCGCTGGCAAAAGTGCTTTTAATTGGTTGTATTATTGCCGCTGTGATGATAGCGATCTTTTTTGGCTCATTAGATAACGCTCAGCTACTATTTATTACCTATCCGCTAGCGGGCTTTAGCGTCGGTATTGTTGGATCGTTTGCTTATTTTATGGTGAAAGTCTTTCCAACTTCGGTGCGTTATAGCGGTGTGTCGTTTTCCTTTAATATGGCGTATGCCATTGCGGGTGGTTTAACGCCATTACTAATCTCATTTTTTAGTGATTTTGTGAGTAAAATGGCGCCGGCAATTTATGTTGTAGGACTATTTTTACTAGGTATATTAATTGGGCTATTTTTATTAATTAATAATAATACTCAAAAATATATAGCAAAAGACATCTCATAAAATTCAATAGGCAATAAAAAGTTTGAGGAACGGGGTTTTTTTATGTTCCTCAAGTATTGCTTTTACTCAATTTTACTGCTTTTTCCCAGCTCAATAGTTCGAATGACTCCAGCTTTCACGCTTCGTTGTAACCCTGCGGCAAAATCACTATTATTTAGTTCATACAAACTATGCATTCCAACTCCGGCTGGCGAGTTATTAATATCAAGCAATTGCCTTGGATGTTTTTGACTTAATTGAAGCATTGAGGCTGCGCCGTGTAAATTTTCAATTGCAATGCGTTTTGCCATATCTCGGGGCAATCCAACTAAAACTCCAGCATCAACTAACGATTCATAAAAATAATAAATATAATTCGGTCCTGCAACAGCATAGCCAGTAAAACTATCAAGCAGTGATTCGTCAATATATTCAAGTTTACCAAAACTTTTGAAGAATTGGGTGACGGATTTTTGTTTCGCAACAGCCTGATCATTCTCGTCGGTAGCAATACCTGAATAACCAAAACCTGTATCGGTAAGTGTATTTGGAATTGTTCTAATAACAGGAAGATCAACTTTTAAGGATTGTTTTATTTGGGCAATTGTTACTCCAGCAATGATTGAAATGATAATAGTCTCTTTAACATCCAATTGTTGAACAATGTTACGCCATGCATCTTGAGGTCGAACCCCCAATACAATAATATCTGCATTGACGATTTTAACAGTTGGGGTAACGCCATAAGTTGAATGTAAATAGTCTAAGCGAGATTTAACAATATCGTTCACTAATATATCTTGGGGTTCATATGTTTTATTTTTTATCAAAGCGCTAATAATCGCTTCAGACATATGGCCACTACCTATAAATAAAATTGTACTCATACTTATCGTTCCTATTTATAATTGGCTAAAGATCATTACAACACCATATGTTTCACTGGCAGGTACGATAATCGCATCATTTTGTAAATTGTATTTAATTTTTCCTTTTTCTAGTGCTTGTTGGGTTTGCGCTAATGATTTTGTTGTGAAGCCTAAAGCAACTTTACGATCTTGGTCGTTATTCGCTTTACTTACTGACGAGCCAAAAAGATGCTGTATTGCACTTGGTGTAAGGTAATCAATAAATTTATCTTCTGCTTTTAGACGTACGCCTCCGTCAATTTCGATAATGTTTGCTAAAGGGAAAGTTTTTTCAAGCAAGTTAATTGAGGAACGGGGTTTTTGAGCTTCAATAATGACTTGATTAATATTTATTACACCATTTGGGTGCGTTTGCCACTCTTTACACCAAACGAGTTCCGGGGTCAGTTGGTCGCAAAAAAAGATCTGTCCATTTGGTGTATAGGAAGGGTCTAATCTGACGGTTTTAAAACGCGCCTCAGGTTTAGTGCCATCATTTAATTCGACAGGTCTAAAAAAGGATTTAGGACCGTCACCCTCAACTTTTATACCTTGGCTAACTAGTTGTTGATAAAGTTTGTTGGCATCTTTGGTTTTGAAAACCAACCCAGTTAGCCCGTCATCAAAACACCAACTTTTATCTACTTTACCCGCATTTTGAGGTTCAAAACCTAAAAGCTCAAGATATGTGGTCGTAAATATCGCTAAATTGTTACTTGTTCCTAGTGAATGGTGTCCTCTTGGGGTTGTTGTGAATCCCAGTTTTTGATATTGATAATTTGCTTGATCGAGCTGATCTGATACGGTGATTACAACATGATCAATTTGTGGACTAAGTATTGTCATTATATTCACTCCTTAAATATGAATAGCGGGAGACATATCAATTAATCGATGTGGATTCCATCCTTTACCAGGAACCGCATCAAGTAGATCTTTGGTATAAGATGCTGTCGGATTTAGAAAGACTTGTGATGCGATACCTTGCTCGACGATTTTTCCTGATTTCATTACAATAATATGATCACAAATTTGTGCAGCAACTCGCAGGTCATGGGTGATAAATAGAACCGTTAAATCTAGCTTTTTTTGTAATTGTGTTAATAGTTCAAGAACTTGTGCCTGAACTGAAACATCAAGCGCCGATACCGGTTCATCAGCAATCAATATTTTCGGCTCTAATGCTAATGCTCGAGCAAGGCCTATTCGTTGCCTTTGTCCTCCCGAAAATTCATGAGGATAACGGTTTAATGCCTCGCTTTCCAATCCCACCATGTTGAATAACGCTTTTGCTCTTTTGATTGCTTCGTGTTTGTTTGTTCCGTGAAGTATTGGTCCAATCGTAACTTGATCGCCGACTTTTCGACGTGGATTTAATGAGGCATAGGGATCTTGAAAGACCATCTGAATATGGCGTGAATATTGTTTAAGTTTTTTCCCTTTTAAATTGGCAATATCTACATCTTCAAAGTTGATTTGACCGCTGTCTATTTCTAATAATTTAATAATGCATCTGGCTAACGTTGATTTACCTGAGCCGCTTTCTCCCACAACGCCTAAAGTACTCCCTTTATGTAACTTAAAGCTAACATTATTAACCGCATAGGTTGTACGTCGGTTTTGCTTAAAAAAGCTATGGTTGTGATACGTTTTTGATAGGTTGTTCACTTCAAGAATAATCTCTTTATTAATACGTTGAACATCTCCAGGAGTAAGAGGAGGGACAGCGGCTATTAACGCTTGTGTATAAGGATGTGTTGGTGAATTTAACACCTCACTCGCTAAGCCTTGCTCAACAAGTTTTCCTTTCTGCATAACCACAATACGAGTTGCAATATCAGCAACTACACCAAAATCATGAGTAATGAATAATACAGCGGTACCTTTACGTGATTGTAGTTCACGTATCAATTTCAATATGCATGCTTGAGTTGTGACATCTAAAGCTGTTGTTGGTTCATCAGCAATCAAAATAGCGGGTTCTAATGCTAATGCCATAGCAATCATGGCTCGTTGACGCTGGCCACCAGAAAGTTGATGTGGATAAGCTTTAGCAACAGACTGCGGATTGGGCATTTGCACATCCGTTAATAATTGGATAACTTTCTGATTAATCTCTTGTTTAGCTAGCTTAGTGTGGATAGTGAACATTTCACTAATTTGATTAGCGATGGTTTTTAATGGATTTAGCGCAGTCATCGGGTCTTGGAAAACCATACCAATATGCGCACCACGAATTTTACGCATTTGTTCATCATGGTAAGTGAGTAAGTTGTTTCCGTCGAAATCAATCTCACCTTGGGAAGCAATAATACCGTCAGGTAATAATCCCATGATTGCATTGGATAATAAAGATTTACCCGAACCACTTTCACCAACAATACATAGGATTTCGTTAGCATAAAGATTTAGTGAGACATCATTAACCGCATATTTTCGATCCGAACCATGAGGCAAATCTAGGGTTAAATTTTTAATAGTTAGTCTTTTTTGATTCATCGTTTTTTTAACCTTGGATTGAGTGCATCATTTATACCTTGTCCAACTAATGATGCAGATAAAACGGTTAGCAATATTGCAATGCCAGGAATAGCTGAAACATACCATTGTTGACGTAATACTAGTCGTCCATTACCGACCAGATTCCCCCATGATGAAATATTGGGATCGGAAAGGCTCAAAAAAGCTAGCGCACTTTCCATTAATATCGCGGTTGATAAAATAACACTGGCATACATAATTACTGGCGGTAATGCGTTTGGTAAAATCTCTTTAAACATGAGTCTAGTTGAGCTCATGCCTATGGTTTTTCCCGCCTGTACAAATTCACGAGTGCGTAATGATAAAAATTCTGCTCGAGTTAACCTTGCAACGGGTGGCCAAGAAACAACACCAATTGCAATCACCACAATATTGATTGTTGAACCAAATACCGCAACAGCAACGAGTAATAGTAAAAAGTTAGGTAAAATTTGGAATGCTTCTGTAAGGCGCATCAGTATGTCGTCAACCCATCTTCCGTAGAATCCTGAGATGGCACCAATAACCACACCAATAATAATTGCTATGAATGTTGAGATAAGTCCGATAATCAGTGATACTTTTGCACCATGAAAAAGCTGGGCAGCGATATTTCTTCCTGCCTGATCTGTTCCCAGGATAAATTTAGGATTTGTAAAAGGCCATTGTAAGGGGCGGCCAGCTAAGCGAAGCGGATTGCCAGGAAAAAACCAATCTGCGCTTAATGCAATAATGATAATTAATAAAAGTAAAATTGTACCAATTCTAGCAATTGGGCTACGGAAATAGTCTTTTAATATCGCCATCATTAATGTCCTGTAATGCGTGGATCGAGCTTTGCGTAAAGCATATCGACAATAAAATTAATAATGATAACGAGTATTGCTGAAACAAATACTACGCCAAGTAAAGTGTTTAGATCTCTTTGTACTACAGAATCATAGGCAAGTCGTCCTAATCCTGGAATAGCAAAAATGGTTTCAATAACCACCGAACCGCCTAACATGGTGCCTGCTTGTAGACCGATTAGCGTTATCATTGGTAACATGGCGTTACGTAGTATGTGATTAACCAGTATCTGGCGGCTACTTAATCCTTTCGCTTTAGCTGTTTTAACAAAGTCTAAGGTCGATACTTCAAGTAATGAAGCGCGCATAATGCGTAAATAGATTGCTAGATAAACTAAAGCTAGGGTGGTAGTTGGCAAGATTAAATACCATGCAATATCAAAAAATGCTGAAATACCCGTTAATGATTCGCCGATACTGCCAAACCCACTGGGTGGTAACCAATTCAAATAAATTGAGAAGAAGACAATTCCCATGAGAGCTAACCAAAATGAAGGTGTTGAATAAAAAATTAGTCCCAGTACTGAAATGAGTGTATCTGGCCAACGATTCACTTTTTGAGCAGATAAAATGCCGAGAATTGTTCCGAAAGTAAATGCTAATAGCATTGCACAAACCATTAACAATAATGTAGCCGGTAAACGTTCCAGAATTATATGACTGACAGGTTTGTTATATATCGCTGATTGCCCTAAATCGAGATGCACTAATCGCCATAAATAATTGATTAATCTTGAACTTGTTGATTGGTCAAGTTCATAATGATGACGCATTTCATCAATAACGCTTGACTCGGCACCACCAATTTGGGCAAGTAAAGCATCCACTGTATCGCCAGGCGCCAATTGTAATAATAAAAATAGCGCAATTAGTATGATAACCAGTGCTGGAATCGTGGTTAATAATCGTCTAAGTGCTAAAGCCAGTATATGCGTCATCATTTCACCTTAACTTAGTGTTCTATCCATACATCAAACCAACTACTTGATGGCCAACGTGCTGTATTATGATGATTGTGTACTTTGTTATTAATCACTGAGATGAATTCACGTTCTGTTGCGAACCAGAGTGGTAGTTCAGTATTCACGACATCAACTAGTTGACCATAAAGTGCTTTACGTTTGACTGGATCTATTTCAGTTGCGGCACTATCGATTAATTGGTCGACAGCATCTGATTTCCAGCCATATTGATTTGTCCAAGGTGCTCCTTCAGGACTGCCAGAACGTAACCAAACAGTTGTCGAAACTGCTGGATCGCCTCTATATTGGTGCCACCCTGTAGCAATATCAAAATCGTGGAGTTTATAAACGGCATTTAAAGCGCCAGCAGTGTCGAGATTAACGATAACCACATTAATGCCGATTTCAGCTAAAGATTGTTGGATAAATGTTGCAAAAAGTGGAACATCTTCACCATTATTAATATGGACTAATTTTAAGGTAAAACGAGTGCCGTCAGCTTTTCGTGGATAACCCGCTTCATCTAATAATTGTTCAGCTTTTTCTCTATCAAAAGGGTAAACAATTTTACTGTCTTTAGGGTAAAAAACGTTTGATGATGGAATAATACCGGTTGCAGGCTTACCAAATCCGTATAAAAAGTCATCGATGAAGAAAGGAATATCGAGTGATTGAACAATTGCTTTGCGAACATTTAGGTTAGCAATGATCGGATTGCGGAAGTTAAATTCTAAAGTATTATTGAAAATATTTGCTTGAGAACCTTTTGTTAAAACCTCAAATTTTGAGTTTTGTTTGAATCGATTAATATCAGCAAGGCTTAATTTTGAGTAGGCACTTAAATCAATT
It encodes the following:
- a CDS encoding ABC transporter substrate-binding protein is translated as MKLFNIKQTFIIGLLSILLPFYSMADEKTPQRGGTLVVHYSGEQRVLNPALRASTGVYEVSGKVVESLVDLDADGQIVPVLATSWTSSPDGKTITFKLREGVKWHDGKPFTSQDVKYNALEFWKKRLNFSTTLQLNLTSVDTPDDHTVVFNYSRPMPLDLLLRALVDLGYVVPKHLYEGTDVLNNPYNTAPVGTGPFKFVEYQRGQHIIVERNADYWRKGYPYLDKIIWRIINDNSSASAALESGQIDLSAYSKLSLADINRFKQNSKFEVLTKGSQANIFNNTLEFNFRNPIIANLNVRKAIVQSLDIPFFIDDFLYGFGKPATGIIPSSNVFYPKDSKIVYPFDREKAEQLLDEAGYPRKADGTRFTLKLVHINNGEDVPLFATFIQQSLAEIGINVVIVNLDTAGALNAVYKLHDFDIATGWHQYRGDPAVSTTVWLRSGSPEGAPWTNQYGWKSDAVDQLIDSAATEIDPVKRKALYGQLVDVVNTELPLWFATEREFISVINNKVHNHHNTARWPSSSWFDVWIEH